The proteins below come from a single Pseudanabaena sp. BC1403 genomic window:
- a CDS encoding C40 family peptidase has product MIYRSLADINIYDSPKLDRLATQMAKGRYLQVLESDPNFLEIKLLEDDYTGLFDRQDFEKLELSDRQSFIDNLPPALSTQEISDRLTQVIAFIQKAMAIPNEYLWGGTVAPNYDCSGLMQAAFASVGIWIPRDAYQQEVFAKPVNIEEIQIGDLIFFGSPTKATHVGIYIGNGEYIHSSGKEHGHNGIAVSELAGLDRVSQWYANQLRGAARISTC; this is encoded by the coding sequence ATGATTTATCGCAGTTTGGCTGACATTAATATTTACGATTCACCAAAACTCGATCGCCTAGCAACGCAGATGGCAAAGGGTCGATATTTGCAAGTACTAGAATCCGATCCAAATTTCCTCGAAATTAAATTACTTGAAGATGACTATACGGGGTTATTTGATCGTCAAGATTTTGAGAAATTAGAACTAAGCGATCGCCAAAGTTTTATCGATAATTTACCGCCAGCTTTAAGTACTCAAGAAATAAGCGATCGCCTTACTCAGGTAATTGCGTTTATTCAAAAAGCTATGGCAATACCCAATGAGTATTTGTGGGGCGGAACAGTTGCGCCAAATTATGATTGTTCAGGATTAATGCAAGCGGCTTTTGCCTCGGTTGGTATTTGGATACCTCGCGATGCCTATCAACAAGAAGTATTCGCCAAACCCGTAAATATAGAAGAAATCCAAATCGGTGATTTAATATTTTTCGGCAGTCCCACAAAAGCAACCCATGTTGGCATCTACATCGGCAATGGTGAATATATTCACAGCTCAGGGAAAGAGCATGGACATAACGGAATTGCTGTAAGTGAACTAGCAGGATTAGATCGAGTTTCCCAATGGTACGCTAATCAATTACGAGGTGCAGCTAGAATTTCAACATGTTAA